Proteins encoded together in one Pontiella desulfatans window:
- a CDS encoding alpha-L-fucosidase: MKRNMVHATLWLLVVVLGSSCATNPGAGYEADWESLAAHEQAPDWFADAKLGIYFHWGIYSVPAFDGEWYPYHMYRDGKVKEHHAKTFGDPATFNYHDFVPMFKAEAFDAEEWAQLFEDAGARFAGPCAQHHDGFAMWDSSVNPWNAADRGPKRDITGLLEKSIKARGMKFITTFHHARVGQRYADKPEEWGGYNSHFAYHPDFATSSTNPVLRKLYGNMPEAEFNQYWFDQLKEVIDQYSPDIIWFDSWLKMIPQEYRKQFAAYYLNEAQKKNQEVVIAYKQVDMPSSIGVLDIEQGGKKDLSESIWLTDVTLGTKSWCYVEGQQYKPAELVVRNMIDVWSKNGVVLLNISPRADGVIPQEQHYILLKIGAWMKKHGEAVYGTRAFDVYGFGHAKVEAGQHGGQSATVQYTEKDGRFLRSKDGRFLYLFMLGKPAVGSEIEIRDLARHTYCPEGGIKRITVLGTQVEVPFHWAKRNFWLAVPDAELDEIATVFKMELN, from the coding sequence ATGAAACGGAACATGGTTCATGCAACGCTATGGTTGCTGGTGGTTGTGCTGGGTAGTTCGTGCGCCACGAACCCGGGTGCCGGATACGAAGCGGACTGGGAATCGCTCGCCGCGCACGAACAGGCGCCGGATTGGTTTGCCGACGCCAAGCTGGGGATCTATTTCCACTGGGGCATCTATTCGGTGCCGGCTTTCGACGGGGAGTGGTATCCCTACCACATGTACCGCGACGGCAAGGTGAAGGAGCACCACGCGAAGACCTTTGGCGATCCCGCCACGTTCAACTACCACGACTTTGTTCCGATGTTCAAAGCCGAAGCGTTCGATGCCGAAGAGTGGGCGCAGCTGTTCGAGGATGCCGGGGCCCGGTTTGCCGGGCCGTGCGCGCAGCACCACGATGGATTCGCCATGTGGGACAGTTCCGTGAATCCCTGGAATGCCGCCGATCGCGGCCCCAAACGCGACATCACCGGGCTGCTCGAAAAGTCGATCAAGGCCAGGGGAATGAAATTCATCACCACCTTCCATCATGCGCGCGTCGGCCAGCGCTATGCCGACAAGCCGGAGGAGTGGGGCGGCTACAACAGCCACTTTGCCTACCACCCGGACTTTGCCACCTCGTCGACCAACCCGGTGCTGCGCAAGCTCTACGGCAATATGCCCGAGGCCGAGTTCAACCAATATTGGTTCGATCAGTTGAAGGAAGTCATCGACCAATATTCGCCGGACATCATTTGGTTCGATTCGTGGCTGAAGATGATCCCGCAGGAATACCGCAAGCAGTTCGCGGCCTACTACCTCAATGAAGCGCAAAAGAAAAACCAGGAGGTGGTCATTGCCTACAAGCAGGTGGACATGCCGTCTTCCATCGGCGTGCTCGACATCGAGCAGGGCGGGAAGAAGGATCTTTCGGAGTCCATCTGGCTGACCGACGTGACGCTGGGCACCAAGTCGTGGTGCTACGTCGAGGGGCAGCAATACAAGCCGGCCGAGCTGGTGGTGCGCAACATGATCGATGTCTGGAGCAAGAACGGGGTGGTGCTGCTCAACATTTCGCCGCGCGCCGACGGTGTGATCCCGCAGGAGCAGCACTACATCCTGCTCAAGATCGGCGCCTGGATGAAAAAGCATGGAGAGGCCGTCTACGGAACGCGCGCGTTCGATGTCTATGGCTTCGGCCATGCCAAGGTCGAGGCCGGCCAGCACGGCGGGCAGTCGGCCACTGTGCAGTACACCGAAAAGGATGGCCGCTTCCTGCGCTCCAAGGATGGACGGTTCCTCTACCTCTTCATGCTCGGCAAGCCGGCGGTCGGCAGCGAAATCGAAATCCGCGACCTGGCCAGGCACACCTATTGTCCGGAGGGCGGCATCAAGCGCATCACGGTGTTGGGAACCCAGGTCGAGGTGCCGTTCCACTGGGCGAAGCGCAACTTTTGGCTGGCGGTGCCGGATGCGGAATTGGACGAAATCGCCACGGTGTTTAAAATGGAACTGAATTAG
- a CDS encoding glycoside hydrolase family protein: MNPIFDRIGTVSREQGFRMEGWWVWGSSVVKGEDGRYHMFASRVPKYQRFHPAWMIASEIVRASSDTPEGPYAFEEVVLPARGAQYWDGRSTHNPRMVKHGDTYVLYYMGSTHPFEDVTEEMADQLTLDSKWCIAGRANKRIGIAVANSVFGPWERMDAPVLETKPDSFYSFLTSNPAPVIHDDGSAHLIFKSRRYEGHIHSEMNIGLATAPHYAGPYTVLNDEPLFSEKTFGVIEDPFLWKNEDGFHMLAKDQFGEITGERGAGILAHSPDCLGWTLHDDPKAYTRNIQWADGSRQLLGNVERCSALVEDGQPSHLFFAIWEGEGGFSDPKPGNHSWNMVVPLKPVSAGSV; the protein is encoded by the coding sequence ATGAATCCAATATTCGACCGAATCGGAACCGTCTCGCGGGAACAGGGTTTCCGCATGGAGGGCTGGTGGGTGTGGGGCAGCTCGGTCGTCAAGGGCGAGGACGGGCGCTACCATATGTTTGCCTCGCGGGTCCCGAAATACCAGCGGTTTCACCCGGCCTGGATGATTGCCTCGGAAATCGTGCGGGCTTCGTCGGACACGCCGGAAGGGCCATACGCCTTCGAGGAAGTGGTGCTGCCGGCACGCGGTGCGCAATATTGGGACGGGCGCTCCACGCATAACCCGCGCATGGTGAAGCACGGCGACACGTATGTCCTCTACTACATGGGCTCAACGCATCCGTTCGAGGATGTGACGGAAGAGATGGCCGACCAACTGACGCTGGATAGCAAGTGGTGCATCGCGGGCCGGGCCAATAAACGCATCGGCATTGCGGTTGCCAACAGCGTCTTCGGGCCGTGGGAGCGGATGGATGCGCCGGTGTTGGAAACGAAGCCGGATTCCTTCTACAGTTTCCTGACGAGCAATCCGGCGCCGGTCATCCATGATGACGGCTCGGCCCATCTGATCTTCAAGTCGCGCCGCTATGAAGGGCATATCCACAGCGAAATGAATATTGGTCTGGCAACGGCGCCGCACTATGCCGGCCCCTACACGGTGCTCAACGACGAGCCGCTTTTCTCGGAAAAGACCTTCGGCGTGATCGAGGATCCTTTCCTTTGGAAAAACGAAGATGGCTTCCACATGCTCGCCAAGGATCAGTTTGGCGAAATTACCGGCGAGCGGGGCGCGGGGATCCTTGCGCATTCCCCGGACTGCCTCGGCTGGACGTTGCACGACGATCCAAAGGCCTATACCCGCAACATCCAATGGGCGGATGGATCCAGGCAGTTGCTGGGTAATGTCGAACGGTGTAGCGCTCTCGTTGAAGACGGGCAGCCTTCGCACCTGTTCTTCGCCATATGGGAAGGCGAGGGGGGCTTTTCCGATCCCAAGCCCGGGAACCATTCCTGGAACATGGTGGTGCCCTTGAAGCCCGTTTCGGCAGGTTCGGTTTAG
- a CDS encoding sulfatase family protein, protein MKRRNYLKTMTAGAAMLGSSTLAVKRKPPNLLFVFPDQMRREAMGFWQQGPFKGKLRTASDPVVTPTLDKMAQESVVFTQAVSTCPVCSPHRAMLMSGMWPWQNGVVNNCHQTRTDHLKHDIQCFTDVLAGAGYDTCYVGKTHWERNDPLFDENQNYVGSTDAPGGHHFNPYDTYIPPGRGRHGNGYWFQCVKDVHKDPRVYSNDPEKVGGRKDGEQYRPKIYSPKLEADVLADYLKNSHGQRNPDKPFSIIWAPNPPHNPYDSEKDCDEVAYREHYKGKPGLLTRPNVEGENKALAEKRAPFYFANVTGVDQQLGHVFKALEQAGEADNTIVVFTADHGEMMGSHNKFGKLVIFEEAFCVPFLIKVPGKTKGTLEDLMITPPDIMPTVLGMLGLKDRIPSSVEGRNYSREIITGDWSTQPKPKSAHFLGYNNRFKGLRTDRYSFQIDEEGGQFLFDNENDPYQMKELQLPDIPPADAEFILAELGMWLKQSNDPWYREKKFADIIRYPA, encoded by the coding sequence ATGAAACGACGCAATTATCTGAAAACCATGACCGCCGGAGCCGCCATGCTGGGTTCCAGCACGCTCGCCGTAAAACGGAAGCCGCCTAACTTGCTGTTTGTTTTTCCCGACCAGATGCGACGCGAGGCCATGGGTTTTTGGCAACAGGGCCCGTTCAAGGGGAAGCTGCGCACGGCGTCCGACCCGGTCGTTACCCCAACGCTCGACAAGATGGCGCAGGAGAGCGTGGTGTTCACGCAGGCGGTGAGCACCTGTCCGGTTTGCAGCCCGCACCGCGCCATGCTGATGTCCGGCATGTGGCCGTGGCAGAACGGGGTGGTGAACAATTGCCACCAGACCCGGACGGATCACCTCAAACACGATATCCAGTGCTTTACCGATGTGCTTGCCGGTGCGGGCTACGACACCTGCTATGTGGGCAAAACCCACTGGGAGCGCAACGATCCGCTGTTCGATGAAAACCAGAACTATGTCGGCTCAACCGATGCGCCGGGCGGTCACCACTTTAATCCGTACGACACCTACATCCCGCCGGGGCGCGGGCGCCACGGAAACGGATATTGGTTCCAGTGCGTGAAGGATGTCCACAAGGACCCGCGCGTCTATTCCAACGATCCGGAAAAGGTCGGAGGCCGGAAGGACGGCGAGCAATACCGCCCGAAAATCTATTCGCCGAAACTGGAAGCCGATGTCCTGGCCGACTATCTCAAAAACAGCCATGGCCAACGCAATCCGGACAAACCGTTTTCCATCATCTGGGCGCCGAATCCGCCGCACAACCCGTACGATTCGGAAAAGGATTGCGACGAGGTGGCCTACCGGGAGCACTACAAAGGGAAGCCCGGCCTGCTGACGCGTCCGAATGTGGAGGGTGAAAACAAGGCGCTGGCCGAAAAACGCGCGCCGTTCTATTTTGCGAATGTGACCGGGGTCGACCAGCAGCTGGGGCACGTGTTCAAGGCCCTGGAGCAGGCGGGTGAGGCGGACAACACCATTGTGGTATTCACCGCCGACCATGGCGAAATGATGGGGAGCCACAACAAGTTCGGCAAGCTGGTCATCTTCGAGGAAGCCTTCTGCGTCCCGTTCCTGATCAAGGTTCCCGGCAAAACCAAGGGAACGCTCGAAGACCTGATGATCACCCCGCCGGACATCATGCCGACGGTCTTGGGCATGCTGGGACTCAAGGATCGCATTCCTTCGTCCGTCGAGGGCAGGAACTATTCGCGCGAAATCATCACCGGCGACTGGTCGACCCAGCCCAAACCGAAATCGGCGCACTTCCTGGGCTACAACAACCGGTTCAAGGGGCTGCGCACGGATCGCTACTCCTTCCAGATCGATGAAGAGGGCGGGCAGTTCCTGTTCGACAATGAAAACGATCCGTACCAGATGAAGGAACTTCAGTTGCCGGATATCCCGCCGGCGGACGCGGAGTTCATTTTGGCCGAGCTGGGGATGTGGCTGAAGCAGTCGAACGATCCCTGGTACCGTGAAAAAAAGTTCGCCGACATCATTCGGTATCCTGCTTAG